Within the Salvia hispanica cultivar TCC Black 2014 chromosome 4, UniMelb_Shisp_WGS_1.0, whole genome shotgun sequence genome, the region TCAAGAAAAAATCAAtagttcaataatttttaagtttaatgtagtttgaaaatatatacccttcgGTCCATTAATTATccacttttgttattttagtccgtcttccattaataatctattttcatttcttttatcaTTAGTAGActctacattccactaacttctttcactcacattttattataaaattaatatacaaaagtaagacttatattccactaactttttcagaTCACTTTCTTTTACCTTTCTTAAATGTCGTATCAGAATtaaaatgtataattattGGAGGACGGAGAGAGAATAAGTAAAATTGCCTAATAAGGGCTGCATTacatttaatgatttaaataagatatttcatactccaattattaagATTGCATGCaccaattataattatctTTATTCTGAAATGCTAAGTTGTTGGTAAATTTACGAAGAGAGCAAATGACCATAGGTCTATACTCCATACTAACACGGCATGCACTACAATTCGACGTCCTGATAAACCGACCATAAATTTTTAGTactacaattttatattaacattAAAGCATAAAAGATGATTGTGACCATTCGCGAGTCGTAGCTGATAGTTTATCAGTAATTAGGCAGATCAATGTGCCTATAGATGAACTATATATTagtattcaaattaatattgattttcaTGTATTAAACCTAATCTTGCTAATCGAGATGTTGGCACACACCCATGTTAGACTTAGAGTAGAGTAAATTATTCTAACAAATTGATAAATTCACTCATCCAGCTTTGGCTTTGTTTTTACCAtgttataaaaatgagatttcaCAACCAATGGCATAATGTGTTCGAAAGACCATCTCCAGCTAGCAATGTTGAAAAATAGAGTGCAACACCAAAACCATTGCGTGTGGTTAAGTTGTTCTACTCACGTAAGCTACGACAAAATTAATTGCGTTCgtaaaagaatcaaaattgaagTGTCATTAAATTGAGGACATAATTGTCtaatcttttgctttttctcGAATGctttcattaattttagttataacttATACCACCAAGATTAAAGACACCTTTTAAAGCTAACTAGCGtgaatatataaacaaattagTGTCTCTAATTGACTAAAAAAGTCCTTACAcactcttttatttattatagtctAAGAAACTCGAAAGTAGCATAGTACTCATTTGTTCTGACTATACGTGAGTGACATTATACCCTCACCGTTTGAACTATTGAAGGACACACAAGTATGActttataactatttttctttcttcattgtCAAATTTTTAGAGATTCTTGAAATTCATCCTTAAACCCCTCACAAAGTTGACGCTGATGACCAAATTACTAGTAATAACGCCTGaaatcacacaaaataataaagaaaaaacaatgaaaCTTGGTTGCAAGAGGATttgaaagaagaaagatgaaaattttagtaaataatttGTTCAAACATGTGCAAgtgggtagtgataaaatgcaaactctatatattgtacaaatttcaaatttttcaacAGTGTCAACACAACGTCAACacaatgtaaaatttcaagaatttgttGTCAACACAATGTTAACCATTGAcactgttgatattttctgttgctgttattttatcatctgcTGATATTTTtaacggtccagatcatagtttgaaatttgtacaatatttagaatttgcaTTGGATTACGTCCCTACGCAAGTGTGCAGTGACATTATTAGTGTATTATACACTTAAAATGTGAGCACCTATCAATATTTTAACTTGGTACGTACAAACCTACCTTGAACGGAAGTGTAGTTGAAAGGGCATTAATGGGATACATAGCAAGATTaagtgaaaattaattttgctcCCATCTATATATTAGACACCACCACCATCCATCAACATCTCAACTCCACAAAACACACATATTCATTTCAAATAGCAAGATGTCTCTGATCACCGACGAAATCAGAGCTGCCGCATCGGAGATGTACCGCGGCGACCACATCTGCCAGGAGAAATCCAAGTTCCTCCTCACCGAAATGGGGCTTCCCAACGGGCTCCTCCCTCTCCGAGACATCATCGAGGTCGGCTACATCAAGGACACAGGCTTCGTGTGGCTCATCCAGAAGAACAAATGCGACCACCGCTTCGAGAAGATCGGGCGGCCCGTGCAGTACGGCGCCGAGGTCACGGCCTACGTGGAGCAGAAGAGGATCAAGAAGCTCACGGGCGTCAAGGCCAAGGAGATGCTGATGTGGCTCACCATATGCGACATCTACATCAACGATCCCCCCACCGGCAAGATCACCTTCAAGAGCCCCACGGGCCTCTCCCGCTCCTTCCCTGTCGACTCCTTTGTGATCGAGGATGGCAGCGCGGCGATCAAGCCCGAGCCTGTCAAGGAGGTTTAGGGTTTGAGATATAGATACATCATTAACTTATCAATGTCGCtcctcttttattttcatttctaatgtTCTAGCTGAGTGTCATCAACCAGAGCtctatgtgtttttatttactttttacaatTAGATTTAAGCTAATTATCATTAGACTCTGTTCGGTATCATGTAATTGAGCatgtgaaattggaattggaatgggagtcttcaattccaaatctacACTTTAAGCTAATTATCATTAGACTCTGTTTAGTATCATGTAATTAGGTatgtggaattggaattggagtcttcaattccaaatctaaTTTTAGTCatgcaaaaaaatttggatttggaaaTGAATTGAGTTACAATTCTAAGTCCACAATTTGAATTGCATACGATCAAAAGTAGATATAATTGGAATTTTAAATAGTTACAAAATTAGGTGTCTTctcacacactgcacacaatacacacagtatacacactgcacacaatacacacacacttgcACACACAATGCACACAATACACACTTGCGCGTACAATgcacacaatacacacacacttgcACATTCAATgcacacaatacacacactTGCACACAATGCACAtaatacacacactacacacacttgcgcatacacactacacatgcacatgcaatatataattcaattccataggGATTacttattatatcatttttaccGAACAAAGAATtcagaattaaattataattcaatttcatacaattataattcaattataatttcgTGTACTGGAATTTTGATTCATAATCAAAATATCTCCGCTTAGAATTTTGATTCATTAatccataattaaatactaatagtAGGTAGTTAATAAAACAAGGTccactattttcttttttgagaATTATTTGACGTATAGTGGTGACAATGAATAAGGTAGTAGTACAATTTAATACATTCACTAAAGAATAGTGCtgtaaatgatatttttatgtttagtaGGAGACTCGGAGTACactttttaatgaataatattgatatgatTTAGGTTAAATagtgatttaaattattaagtttGACCAAAATCTAGTctatcccataaaatttggaatctgctaattaaatcacgaagtttcagtttttctaatttatccCATGGGTCGAATATTAGGTGGAATCTTTGTTGATGTGAATTGAGATTTAAATCACGAAAAAGTTGCGTGTATAATCAAAAGTGTAATCACATTGAGCTTGATCTTAAAGTTGGATTGAGATTTCAAGATGGATTTCAATGTAGAGATGCAAGAATTCCACATGAAATTTGACCCATGGGATAAACTAGAAAGATTGAAACTTCGTGATTTAATTAGCGGATTTCAAACTTTGTGGAATAGAATATATTTTGTCCAAACTTAGTGATTTAAATGGCTATTTACCCTATGATTTATTCCCTCACATTAAATCTTTATGCATGTGTACTGAttgagaaattcaaaatttaaacctTTAATTGGACAGTGgttattatatatagtttgtGGGTCCTGTTAGGGTGAGATTTTTGGGCCTAGTTGAGAACTAAGATGCATTTTCAGCCACTTATGTATAATTTTCGCGTGATGTCAACTACagagacattatgtcaactagggggcataattgtcatttttgtGCGATGTCAACTACagagacattatgtcaactacgatgtcaacaacaaatgttatttatgtcaactattatgtcaacaacaacattttacaaataattaatgtcaacaacaaatatttttatgtcaaCGACccatattatttatgtcaacaacaacgtttcacatggagtataatatatgtaGTTGATATTATATggatgtagttgacatgaattatatatgtaattggtatggattgtacacatagttgacatgatatgtgtatagttgacatgaattgtatatgtagttgatatgaattgtataggtagttgacattatatgtgtgtagttgacatgaattgtatatgtagttgaaaaaaaaaaataaaataaaaaattaaaataattttttttaaatttttttaaaaaaattaaaattagaaaaagtatttattgaataaaatataccatgaaattaccattttgtcctttcataattaattaatctaaaatttttttcttgtgatAAATTCTGGatcactcatttaataaaaatgtaactgataatgcatctcaattctcaattaggctaaaaaatctcaattgatcacgaATTTAAACTTTTTGAATGAGAGTTGTCGTGCGGTACACGTGAGCTCCGCTGATTGGAAAAGTTCTAAAACTAAGTTTtctaattaaagaaaattggcCACTTTTTGTTTCATGGTTTCTTAATTTTGGACCTAGCAACTAGTAATTCTGTGCAATTAACGCAAATTGCGTTGAAGTGAAGAATTTTGTGCTGTAACAAAAACAGTAAGCTTGCTTACAAAAATTAGGTGAACCGTCAGAATGCTTGCTTATAAAATTGACTAGATTTTGTCTTCTTATAAAGAGACTTCGAGGCTCAAGAGGACCCTGACATAGTCTATACTGTACTGATTATTATTAAGgaaccaaaagaaaaaaaaatcaaaattcaaaacaacaaaaattaaaatcagtAAAGGACAATAGGTCAAGTCGTTGAGAAACGCTCTATCCACAAAATAATACCCTGGCTTGCACTATAGTTTGTGTGTATGTCCTCAAAGGTAAAACGATCTCAAGTTTACATCTCTATCCTATAAACAAATGTGGGATTTGGGTGAGGAGAATAGAAAATACAATAAGCAAGTCATCTCTCAAGTTCCCTTTTTCTGTACATGCATATAGATGTTCGTTTGCTCGATTCTTGAACCCATCAAATTCGTTGGTATTTAGCAGTTTGAGATGCACTAggaagaaattattttatctttggaGACAATATGTCAATCCAAGAATATCAACCGATCATGATTTGTCTCgtgaaaagtaaaaagaatgTAGTACTTTCAAGTGCAGAAACCAAGTTTAAAATCTGAGGCTAAGGAAAGATTAATGATATAACTCAATCTCAATATCAAAACTTGCCCTCTGTTTTATGATAACAGAGTCActatttgtattttgtgtCATGAAGAATCAGTGCAATATGCCAGGACGAAGCATGCATGTACTAGTTGACATATACTTTTATAAGATTAGAAAATCAGGAAAGATTAATGATATAACTCAATCTCAATATCATGAATTCATGACTAATGGTGTTAGTTTTTGGGGAGCTTTGCACGAATATCAAAAACCTTGTTACCTAATTTGAGGGGAGGAAGAAAGTGAAAGAGAAAATTGGATAAAGTAggaaaggaaaagagaaaaagtgagtaaagtatcaaagagaaaaagaaaaggtggATGATACAGACTAAATAGTATAACTCAGCCAAAAAGACTAGCATGTTAGGAGAGATAACTCAATTAGTCTATATACCCCACACCAGTTGTGTTTCACAATCGATGTGGGAATTGAGTCCATAACATTCAACCCTCCTTTAAGGGCCAACGTCCTCATTGGTCACGGCTGGTTCTTTGCCAGACCACCACTCCGAGTTCTCGTTAGTCACGGCGGATTCTTTGCCCGGCCACCACTCCAAGTCGTTTGGGCTctcaatgaaagcaccaatttgTTGTTAGTGAGATTTAGAATATTgaacaaaacagaaaatctgaaagtcgtgataaatcacttttagatcgaatcaatttcggtggttctaccaaaatatttgatcggaTACAATTCAGAGAAATCAGAACTTTAATATGTTGATATATGAGAATAATCTAGAACCAAAAGAATCAAtcagattttgaagaa harbors:
- the LOC125217604 gene encoding uncharacterized protein LOC125217604, with amino-acid sequence MSLITDEIRAAASEMYRGDHICQEKSKFLLTEMGLPNGLLPLRDIIEVGYIKDTGFVWLIQKNKCDHRFEKIGRPVQYGAEVTAYVEQKRIKKLTGVKAKEMLMWLTICDIYINDPPTGKITFKSPTGLSRSFPVDSFVIEDGSAAIKPEPVKEV